A region from the Triticum aestivum cultivar Chinese Spring chromosome 3D, IWGSC CS RefSeq v2.1, whole genome shotgun sequence genome encodes:
- the LOC123077931 gene encoding 40S ribosomal protein S15a-5 yields MGRRILNDALRTMVNAERRGKATAQLQPISGVMISFLNIMKHRGYIKNFEVFDPHRVGKITVELQGRIKDCKALTYRQDLRATEIEKYRTRMLPTRQWGYVVVTTPNGVLDHEEAIRQNVGGQVLGYFH; encoded by the exons ATGGGGCGGAGGATCCTCAACGACGCGCTGCGCACGATGGTGAACGCGGAGCGGCGGGGGAAGGCGACGGCGCAACTCCAGCCCATCTCCGGCGTCATGATCTCCTTCCTCAACATCATGAAGCACCGAG GTTACATAAAAAATTTCGAGGTCTTTGATCCACATAGGGTTGGAAAAATCACCGTGGAACTTCAGGGAAGGATTAAAGATTGCAAAGCTCTCACTTACAGGCAGGACCTCAGAGCTACGGAAATAGAAAAATACAGAACTAGGATGCTTCCAACACGGCAG TGGGGCTATGTTGTGGTGACCACCCCAAATGGCGTTTTAGATCACGAGGAAGCAATTAGGCAGAATGTGGGTGGCCAGGTCCTCGGTTACTTCCATTGA
- the LOC123074377 gene encoding CASP-like protein 1C1 translates to MAKARQFVVLALRIATAAAAGVAAIVMATSHKTTTVFGVQVQAKFQYTPSFVFFVAANIVACAYSLLALLVPPASPAARHVLVADAVLGMVLTGAAAAAAAISALGKNGNSHAGWQPICGLVPTFCDHVTGALACGFVAVVLHLLVVLHSIYTMNS, encoded by the exons ATGGCGAAAGCACGGCAGTTCGTCGTCCTCGCGCTCAGgatcgcgacggcggcggcggccggcgtcgcgGCGATAGTCAtggccacgagccacaagacgaccACCGTCTTCGGCGTACAGGTGCAGGCCAAGTTCCAATACACGCCGTCCTTCGT GTTCTTCGTGGCCGCCAACATCGTCGCGTGCGCCTACAGcctcctcgccctcctcgtgcCGCCGGCGAGCCCCGCCGCGAGGCACGTCCTCGTGGCCGACGCG GTGCTCGGCATGGTGCTCACcggcgcggccgcggccgcggccgccatATCGGCCCTGGGGAAGAACGGGAACAGCCACGCGGGCTGGCAGCCGATCTGCGGGCTAGTGCCCACTTTCTGCGACCATGTCACGGGGGCTCTCGCCTGTGGCTTCGTCGCGGTCGTCCTCCACTTACTCGTCGTTCTCCATTCCATTTACACCATGAACAGCTAG